One window from the genome of Rhinolophus ferrumequinum isolate MPI-CBG mRhiFer1 chromosome 10, mRhiFer1_v1.p, whole genome shotgun sequence encodes:
- the CD27 gene encoding CD27 antigen, which produces MAWPLSCWLWLLGTLVGLSAIPTPKICSEQQYWAPGGWCCQICKPGTFLKKHCDGHSKAAQCDPCTPGISFSPDPNKRPHCENCRHCNSGHLIRNCTVTANAECACPKGWQCRDKECTECDPAPNPLLTLRPSQGQGTHAQPTHFPYTEKLPEARTARHMRTLADFIKLPAPALSTQWPPQRSLCSSECIRIFVVLSGMFVFTMVGALFLHQQRKHGLNKGSPGMPAEASPYSCPREEEGDAIPIQEDYRKPEPVSYS; this is translated from the exons ATGGCCTGGCCACTTTCCTGCTGGCTGTGGCTTCTGGGGACGCTGGTGGGGCTCTCAGCTATCCCAACCCCCAAGATCTGTTCAGAACAGCAGTACTGGGCTCCGGGAGGATGGTGCTGCCAGATTTGTAAGCCAG GAACGTTCCTAAAGAAGCACTGTGATGGGCACAGCAAGGCTGCTCAGTGTGACCCATGTACACCAGGGATCTCCTTCTCACCAGACCCCAACAAACGGCCCCACTGTGAGAACTGCCGGCACTGTAACTCTG GTCATCTCATTCGGAACTGCACGGTCACCGCCAATGCCGAGTGTGCCTGCCCCAAGGGCTGGCAGTGCAGGGACAAGGAGTGTACCGAGTGTGACCCTGCTCCAAACCCCTTGTTGACCCTGCGTCCATCGCAGGGCCAGGGCACACATGCACAACCCACCCACTTCCCTTACACCGAAA AGCTACCAGAGGCCAGGACAGCCAGGCACATGCGGACTCTGGCTGACTTCATAAAGCTGCCTGCCCCAGCTCTTTCGACCCAATGGCCAC CCCAGAGATCCCTGTGCAGCTCAGAGTGCATCCGCATCTTTGTGGTCCTCTCTGGAATGTTTGTTTTCACCATGGTCGGAGCCCTGTTCCTCCATCAACAAAGAAAACATGGACTAA ACAAAGGAAGCCCAGGAATGCCTGCGGAGGCTTCTCCTTACAGCTgccccagggaggaggagggcgaCGCCATCCCCATCCAGGAGGATTATCGAAAACCAGAGCCTGTTTCCTACTCCTGA
- the TAPBPL gene encoding tapasin-related protein isoform X1, protein MGTEEGWCLLLCLALSGAADTAGQWRAVDVVLDCFLVEEGGHRGGFVSKENMVKALLVLRQVPVLDDGSLEGFTDFQLDTRAKDNPPVTFEASVNLVQVPHAEALLHADCSGKEVTCEISRYYLQARQEATIETAVLFITNVQVSGGEPSISMVMKTLRDADNGAVLHPTLKVPPGLQGNVQTEVEFQVTTRTPSLSLLLGSSASLHCGFSMAPGLDLTSVVWRLQYKGSGQLVASWTSGQEHVRREGVTLEPEQQLMAGNASLTLSSLTLKDEGAYICQITTSLYQAQQIIQLHVQASPKVRLSLANEALPPTLICNIAGYYPLDVTVTWTREEPGGAPVPVSDASFSSLRQSPAGTYSISSSLTAEPGSAGATYTCQVTHVSLDEPLRASIWASPPGQRTMAFGVLFASSLFLLALLYLGLQRWQATSPKVCQDAEALWAATLLPQSKKKE, encoded by the exons ATGGGCACGGAGGAGGGGTGGTGCCTGCTGCTCTGCTTGGCTCTTTCGGGAGCAGCAGACACCG CAGGGCAGTGGCGGGCAGTGGATGTGGTCTTGGACTGCTTCCTGGTGGAGGAAGGCGGGCACCGTGGAGGTTTTGTCAGCAAGGAGAACATGGTGAAGGCCTTGCTGGTGCTGAGGCAGGTGCCAGTGCTGGATGATGGCTCCCTGGAGGGCTTCACCGATTTCCAACTGGACACAAGGGCCAAAGACAACCCACCTGTTACCTTTGAGGCCTCAG TGAACCTGGTACAGGTTCCCCATGCTGAGGCCTTGCTCCATGCTGACTGCAGTGGGAAGGAGGTGACCTGTGAGATCTCCCGCTATTATCTCCAGGCCAGACAAGAGGCCACTATTGAGACAGCAGTTTTGTTCATCACCAACGTGCAGGTATCTGGAGGGGAACCTAGTATCTCCATGGTGATGAAGACTCTCAGGGATGCTGACAATGGGGCTGTCTTGCACCCCACGCTGAAAGTACCCCCGGGCCTCCAGGGGAATGTGCAGACTGaag TGGAGTTCCAGGTGACAACACGGACCCCATCCCTGAGTTTGCTGCTGGGGTCCTCAGCCTCCCTGCACTGCGGCTTCTCCATGGCACCAGGCTTGGACCTCACCAGCGTGGTGTGGCGGCTGCAGTATAAGGGCAGTGGCCAGCTGGTGGCCAGCTGGACCTCGGGGCAGGAACACGTCAGGCGGGAGGGCGTTACCCTAGAGCCTGAGCAGCAACTCATGGCGGGGAATGCCTCCCTCACCCTGTCCAGCCTCACTCTGAAGGACGAAGGGGCCTACATTTGCCAGATCACCACCTCTCTGTACCAAGCTCAACAAATCATCCAACTCCATGTCCAAG CTTCCCCTAAAGTACGACTGAGCTTGGCAAATGAAGCTCTGCCACCCACCCTCATCTGCAACATTGCTGGCTATTACCCTCTGGACGTGACCGTGACGTGGACCCGAGAGGAGCCGGGTGGAGCCCCGGTTCCCGTCTCTGACGCCTCCTTCTCCAGCCTCCGGCAAAGCCCGGCTGGCACCTACAGCATCTCCTCCTCCCTGACAGCGGAACCTGGCTCTGCAGGAGCCACTTACACTTGTCAGGTCACCCACGTTTCCCTGGATGAGCCCCTCAGGGCCAGCATCTGGGCTTCACCACCAG GGCAGAGAACTATGGCCTTTGGAGTCCTTTTTGCCAGCAGTCTCTTCCTTCTTGCACTGTTGTACCTGGGGCTTCAGAGATGGCAAG CTACATCACCCAAGGTCTGCCAGGACGCCGAGGCCCTCTGGGCAGCCACTCTCCTGCCTCAGAGTAAAAAGAAAGAGTAG
- the TAPBPL gene encoding tapasin-related protein isoform X2, producing MGTEEGWCLLLCLALSGAADTGQWRAVDVVLDCFLVEEGGHRGGFVSKENMVKALLVLRQVPVLDDGSLEGFTDFQLDTRAKDNPPVTFEASVNLVQVPHAEALLHADCSGKEVTCEISRYYLQARQEATIETAVLFITNVQVSGGEPSISMVMKTLRDADNGAVLHPTLKVPPGLQGNVQTEVEFQVTTRTPSLSLLLGSSASLHCGFSMAPGLDLTSVVWRLQYKGSGQLVASWTSGQEHVRREGVTLEPEQQLMAGNASLTLSSLTLKDEGAYICQITTSLYQAQQIIQLHVQASPKVRLSLANEALPPTLICNIAGYYPLDVTVTWTREEPGGAPVPVSDASFSSLRQSPAGTYSISSSLTAEPGSAGATYTCQVTHVSLDEPLRASIWASPPGQRTMAFGVLFASSLFLLALLYLGLQRWQATSPKVCQDAEALWAATLLPQSKKKE from the exons ATGGGCACGGAGGAGGGGTGGTGCCTGCTGCTCTGCTTGGCTCTTTCGGGAGCAGCAGACACCG GGCAGTGGCGGGCAGTGGATGTGGTCTTGGACTGCTTCCTGGTGGAGGAAGGCGGGCACCGTGGAGGTTTTGTCAGCAAGGAGAACATGGTGAAGGCCTTGCTGGTGCTGAGGCAGGTGCCAGTGCTGGATGATGGCTCCCTGGAGGGCTTCACCGATTTCCAACTGGACACAAGGGCCAAAGACAACCCACCTGTTACCTTTGAGGCCTCAG TGAACCTGGTACAGGTTCCCCATGCTGAGGCCTTGCTCCATGCTGACTGCAGTGGGAAGGAGGTGACCTGTGAGATCTCCCGCTATTATCTCCAGGCCAGACAAGAGGCCACTATTGAGACAGCAGTTTTGTTCATCACCAACGTGCAGGTATCTGGAGGGGAACCTAGTATCTCCATGGTGATGAAGACTCTCAGGGATGCTGACAATGGGGCTGTCTTGCACCCCACGCTGAAAGTACCCCCGGGCCTCCAGGGGAATGTGCAGACTGaag TGGAGTTCCAGGTGACAACACGGACCCCATCCCTGAGTTTGCTGCTGGGGTCCTCAGCCTCCCTGCACTGCGGCTTCTCCATGGCACCAGGCTTGGACCTCACCAGCGTGGTGTGGCGGCTGCAGTATAAGGGCAGTGGCCAGCTGGTGGCCAGCTGGACCTCGGGGCAGGAACACGTCAGGCGGGAGGGCGTTACCCTAGAGCCTGAGCAGCAACTCATGGCGGGGAATGCCTCCCTCACCCTGTCCAGCCTCACTCTGAAGGACGAAGGGGCCTACATTTGCCAGATCACCACCTCTCTGTACCAAGCTCAACAAATCATCCAACTCCATGTCCAAG CTTCCCCTAAAGTACGACTGAGCTTGGCAAATGAAGCTCTGCCACCCACCCTCATCTGCAACATTGCTGGCTATTACCCTCTGGACGTGACCGTGACGTGGACCCGAGAGGAGCCGGGTGGAGCCCCGGTTCCCGTCTCTGACGCCTCCTTCTCCAGCCTCCGGCAAAGCCCGGCTGGCACCTACAGCATCTCCTCCTCCCTGACAGCGGAACCTGGCTCTGCAGGAGCCACTTACACTTGTCAGGTCACCCACGTTTCCCTGGATGAGCCCCTCAGGGCCAGCATCTGGGCTTCACCACCAG GGCAGAGAACTATGGCCTTTGGAGTCCTTTTTGCCAGCAGTCTCTTCCTTCTTGCACTGTTGTACCTGGGGCTTCAGAGATGGCAAG CTACATCACCCAAGGTCTGCCAGGACGCCGAGGCCCTCTGGGCAGCCACTCTCCTGCCTCAGAGTAAAAAGAAAGAGTAG
- the TAPBPL gene encoding tapasin-related protein isoform X3: MVKALLVLRQVPVLDDGSLEGFTDFQLDTRAKDNPPVTFEASVNLVQVPHAEALLHADCSGKEVTCEISRYYLQARQEATIETAVLFITNVQVSGGEPSISMVMKTLRDADNGAVLHPTLKVPPGLQGNVQTEVEFQVTTRTPSLSLLLGSSASLHCGFSMAPGLDLTSVVWRLQYKGSGQLVASWTSGQEHVRREGVTLEPEQQLMAGNASLTLSSLTLKDEGAYICQITTSLYQAQQIIQLHVQASPKVRLSLANEALPPTLICNIAGYYPLDVTVTWTREEPGGAPVPVSDASFSSLRQSPAGTYSISSSLTAEPGSAGATYTCQVTHVSLDEPLRASIWASPPGQRTMAFGVLFASSLFLLALLYLGLQRWQATSPKVCQDAEALWAATLLPQSKKKE, from the exons ATGGTGAAGGCCTTGCTGGTGCTGAGGCAGGTGCCAGTGCTGGATGATGGCTCCCTGGAGGGCTTCACCGATTTCCAACTGGACACAAGGGCCAAAGACAACCCACCTGTTACCTTTGAGGCCTCAG TGAACCTGGTACAGGTTCCCCATGCTGAGGCCTTGCTCCATGCTGACTGCAGTGGGAAGGAGGTGACCTGTGAGATCTCCCGCTATTATCTCCAGGCCAGACAAGAGGCCACTATTGAGACAGCAGTTTTGTTCATCACCAACGTGCAGGTATCTGGAGGGGAACCTAGTATCTCCATGGTGATGAAGACTCTCAGGGATGCTGACAATGGGGCTGTCTTGCACCCCACGCTGAAAGTACCCCCGGGCCTCCAGGGGAATGTGCAGACTGaag TGGAGTTCCAGGTGACAACACGGACCCCATCCCTGAGTTTGCTGCTGGGGTCCTCAGCCTCCCTGCACTGCGGCTTCTCCATGGCACCAGGCTTGGACCTCACCAGCGTGGTGTGGCGGCTGCAGTATAAGGGCAGTGGCCAGCTGGTGGCCAGCTGGACCTCGGGGCAGGAACACGTCAGGCGGGAGGGCGTTACCCTAGAGCCTGAGCAGCAACTCATGGCGGGGAATGCCTCCCTCACCCTGTCCAGCCTCACTCTGAAGGACGAAGGGGCCTACATTTGCCAGATCACCACCTCTCTGTACCAAGCTCAACAAATCATCCAACTCCATGTCCAAG CTTCCCCTAAAGTACGACTGAGCTTGGCAAATGAAGCTCTGCCACCCACCCTCATCTGCAACATTGCTGGCTATTACCCTCTGGACGTGACCGTGACGTGGACCCGAGAGGAGCCGGGTGGAGCCCCGGTTCCCGTCTCTGACGCCTCCTTCTCCAGCCTCCGGCAAAGCCCGGCTGGCACCTACAGCATCTCCTCCTCCCTGACAGCGGAACCTGGCTCTGCAGGAGCCACTTACACTTGTCAGGTCACCCACGTTTCCCTGGATGAGCCCCTCAGGGCCAGCATCTGGGCTTCACCACCAG GGCAGAGAACTATGGCCTTTGGAGTCCTTTTTGCCAGCAGTCTCTTCCTTCTTGCACTGTTGTACCTGGGGCTTCAGAGATGGCAAG CTACATCACCCAAGGTCTGCCAGGACGCCGAGGCCCTCTGGGCAGCCACTCTCCTGCCTCAGAGTAAAAAGAAAGAGTAG
- the VAMP1 gene encoding vesicle-associated membrane protein 1 isoform X3: MSAPAQPPTEGAEGAAPGGGPPGPPPNTSSNRRLQQTQAQVEEVVDIMRVNVDKVLKRDEILSELDDRADALQMGASQFESSAAKLKRKYWWKNCKMMIMLGAICAIIVVVIVTPDQAGFSLGENWCSAQDYREQHT; this comes from the exons AT GTCTGCTCCAGCTCAGCCACCTACCGAAGGGGCAGAAGGGGCTGCCCCAGGTGGGGGTCCCCCTGGCCCTCCTCCTAATACGAGTAGTAACAGACGACTACAGCAAACCCAGGCACAAGTTGAGGAG GTGGTGGACATCATGCGTGTGAATGTGGACAAGGTCCTGAAGAGGGACGAGATACTGTCAGAGCTGGATGACCGAGCTGACGCCTTGCAGATGGGAGCGTCACAATTTGAGAGCAGTGCTGCCAAGCTAAAGAGGAAGTATTGGTGGAAAAACTGCAAG ATGATGATCATGCTGGGAGCGATCTGTGCCATCATCGTGGTAGTTATTGTAA CACCAGACCAGGCTGGCTTTTCACTGGGAGAAAACTGGTGCTCGGCTCAAGACTACCGAGAACAGCATACATGA
- the VAMP1 gene encoding vesicle-associated membrane protein 1 isoform X1 has product MSAPAQPPTEGAEGAAPGGGPPGPPPNTSSNRRLQQTQAQVEEVVDIMRVNVDKVLKRDEILSELDDRADALQMGASQFESSAAKLKRKYWWKNCKMMIMLGAICAIIVVVISTFLLEKLPPLSSSPLPPKLLFLSLLFSQHTSPSTFLHPSPGFSIVHFSFSVALICTMALNTRNAAPVTVLK; this is encoded by the exons AT GTCTGCTCCAGCTCAGCCACCTACCGAAGGGGCAGAAGGGGCTGCCCCAGGTGGGGGTCCCCCTGGCCCTCCTCCTAATACGAGTAGTAACAGACGACTACAGCAAACCCAGGCACAAGTTGAGGAG GTGGTGGACATCATGCGTGTGAATGTGGACAAGGTCCTGAAGAGGGACGAGATACTGTCAGAGCTGGATGACCGAGCTGACGCCTTGCAGATGGGAGCGTCACAATTTGAGAGCAGTGCTGCCAAGCTAAAGAGGAAGTATTGGTGGAAAAACTGCAAG ATGATGATCATGCTGGGAGCGATCTGTGCCATCATCGTGGTAGTTATT TCTACTTTTTTACTTGAGAAATTGCCACCCCTTTCCTCTTCTCCGTTGCCACCCAAACTcctgttcctctccctcctgttCTCTCAACACACTTCCCCGTCTACCTTCCTCCATCCCAGCCCAGGCTTCTCcattgtccatttctccttttctgttgcTTTGATTTGCACTATGGCCCTCAACACTAGAAATGCTGCTCCTGTCACAGTCTTGAAGTAA
- the VAMP1 gene encoding vesicle-associated membrane protein 1 isoform X4 — MSAPAQPPTEGAEGAAPGGGPPGPPPNTSSNRRLQQTQAQVEEVVDIMRVNVDKVLKRDEILSELDDRADALQMGASQFESSAAKLKRKYWWKNCKMMIMLGAICAIIVVVIVIYFFT; from the exons AT GTCTGCTCCAGCTCAGCCACCTACCGAAGGGGCAGAAGGGGCTGCCCCAGGTGGGGGTCCCCCTGGCCCTCCTCCTAATACGAGTAGTAACAGACGACTACAGCAAACCCAGGCACAAGTTGAGGAG GTGGTGGACATCATGCGTGTGAATGTGGACAAGGTCCTGAAGAGGGACGAGATACTGTCAGAGCTGGATGACCGAGCTGACGCCTTGCAGATGGGAGCGTCACAATTTGAGAGCAGTGCTGCCAAGCTAAAGAGGAAGTATTGGTGGAAAAACTGCAAG ATGATGATCATGCTGGGAGCGATCTGTGCCATCATCGTGGTAGTTATTGTAA TCTACTTTTTTACTTGA
- the MRPL51 gene encoding 39S ribosomal protein L51, mitochondrial, translating into MAGSLAGGAGRRLWGWVPPACRSFSLGVPGLLHVRLTLPPPKVVDRWNEKRAMFGVYDNVGILGNFEKHPKELIKGPRWLRGWKGNELQRCIRKKKMVGNRMFIDDLHNLNKRISYLYKHFNRHGKYR; encoded by the exons ATGGCAGGGAGCCTCGCTGGGGGCGCAGGCAGGCGCCTTTGGGGCTGGGTGCCCCCGGCCTGCAGAAGCTTCTCTCTGG GTGTTCCAGGATTGTTACACGTAAGACTCACCCTCCCGCCCCCCAAAGTAGTTGATCGTTGGAACGAGAAGAGGGCCATGTTCGGGGTGTATGATAACGTCGGGATCTTGG GGAATTTTGAAAAGCACCCCAAAGAACTAATCAAGGGCCCCAGATGGCTTCGAGGCTGGAAGGGGAATGAATTGCAGCGTTGTATCcgaaagaagaaaatggttggAAATCGGATGTTCATTGATGACCTGCACAACCTTAACAAACGCATCAGCTATCTCTACAAACACTTTAACCGACATGGAAAGTACCGGTAG